GCTTTTATTTAAGTCCTAACAAGTATTTTTAcaaaagaattaattatttttataacgGAATAATATGTGAAAATGCAGgatgtaattaattaattacccACTAATTCATCAAGACGATAAGTAAAATTAGAAGCAAAGTAGTTTAATTTCATGAAATAATTAAATGGATCATTATTCAGATCATATATTGTTGAACGAGGAAATACacaaatttttttacatatatcATCTCAATAActttagaaaaatttaatgaTATATGGAAAATTTATAGACCACATTGCCTCTTGTTACAATTTGTGTACTTTTTCTCATATTTTCTTTCCATGAATAAATTGTTTGTAAAAGTACAATGACTCTTTAGGCTTATATTCTGGAACAGTGTGGCCAGCTCCCTGTATCAAATGTAACAAAATAGAATCAACATACATCAAATTAATCTAATATAATTTagcataaaatttaatttattttgtatacAAACCTTTATGGTTAAAAATGTAAGATTGAATTCGTATCCTTGTGTAAACCTTCATTCAACCAAGAAAGGAAacttaattaatcaaattttgtTGGATCAAATTCATAAGATTGTTAATAAAAGATCTTATTCCCATAGTTATCAAATTTAATTCGATTCGATCGGTTAGATTAAAAACCTAGTCATCTACAATTTAAGTTGGGTCATTATTTTAATCTTAGGACATAAATCAAAAGTAGCTTTTTGTCTTTTACTAATTCATgtgtataaattataaaaaatatgagtgtaaattgtattaattcatgtGTGTAAATTCtgataaatatatatacaaattatatGCTTTTTGTGTATAAAATTCCTATAAATATAAGTGTAAATTATTGAGTGAATACCTCATCCGGCCCCTGACAATTACTTCGAAAGGACAATAAGActccaagaaaaaaaaatacccaATCCGGCCCCTGATATTTTTTTTGGACTGATTAGTCAttgtgcaaaaaaaaaaaaacagcctAAATTTTTTTGGCACAGGGGCCTCATCGTCCTTTCGAGATAATTGTCAGGGATCGggttggattttttttttgttaagggCCTCATTGTCTTTCGAAGTAATTGTCAGTGGCTATTTTGGgttttattctaaattattactaattaaatacTTATAAAGTATAGTGAGCCAATGACCtaagcgtacaatgtgtacaatggaaatttaggaagtattagagatatgaccattagtgttacattgtcctgtcaggttacgcttttgggatgagtgggttcatgacatggtattaaaattctagatccgaaaggtcaaAGGTTTTATCCTTGATGAACTCCAAAATTAACTTAAGTTTTTAGGATGAGTGATTTTATGacatgagatgtttattatccctgtATCCGGATGGTTATTCTGAATAGTATGGGTgatgtttattttattcattaacCAAAAATTTAgttcattgtacacattgtacgcttaGACCATTATAACATTGCTCGTAAAATTATACACTTACCCGGCAACTTGACCATCTATAAACCAAGGCCTCCATTCATCTATAATCGGATATCCCAATGAACTTGTCCATGCTTGGCTTCCAGTATATGGAACACACAAGTCATGATCACCACTGCCAACacacaatagtttttgcatTCTTACTTGTTAATTAAGCAACCAAAAATAGATGATTTGGAATTCAacattttagaatttaataaaaGGAATGAGAATAATGTGTAACTATTAATCACAGAGGAGGGaggaaaaataattatttttgtgaaagcATTATTTTTTGTGCCTGCTATAAAACTAgcacaatttattatttttggccaaCAGTAAAACAGTAAATCTATTAATGTTCAAATATACCAATAAAATGCTAGTATAAGTAAAAAATTGTTGGCTTTTAaaccttttttttctcttttatgtgTGTTAATTTTTTGTAGGATGAAAATAAATTTGAGAAAATTCACCTAAATATAAGTGCTCGATATCCGCTGAAAGTTAGGTATTGGTGATACTTGATCATGCTTCCAAGAGTATGGTGGTAAGAAAGTTGGTCCGTGCATAACACCCATTTGTTAACCAAACTTTTCTGTTTTCATACAATcataattataatttgttagTAATTTTTGTGCTTTCCAATAAatagtttattttaaaaaattaaaccgACAGGAtaagatatataaataattaattttaatattatgtcATAAAATACTTATACTAAAagtttaatataatataagttAGAGTAATATATGAAGATATATAAATTGTTATATCTCTAACAATGCtataacataattttttgaGAAATCTTACATCTGCTGTGTGAATTGCTTTTCTAACTGCATCATTGTTCAACCATAAGAAAGCAACTTCATCATCCTAAGGATAATAATGACTTGTCATTTTATTTTACAAACATGGAATAATGATTAATGTAGGAGATCACAGGAAATATAAATCAATAATGTTGAAAATTAAAAGTGGGTATATACTTTATAAGTACGTTTGGTTTacgtttttattttaatatttttattttaaaatttttatgataaaaataataaaattttgttttctacttttactttttatttttttcttttctttatagctcacaaaatattaaaaattaaaacagaaaataaaaacacaaataaaaaatatctttataaataACAACTTTCCAAAATGTTGGTTTCCTTTCAATTCATAGAAAATGCAATGCTTAACAAGGATGAAAAAACTTAATTATAccgaatgatgatgatgatgatgatgatgatgatgatgatgatgatgatgatgatgatgatgatgatgatgatgatgatgatgatgatgatgatgatgatgatgatgatgatgatgatgatgatgatgatgatgatgatgatgatgatgatgatgatgatgatgatgatgatgatgatgttcaAGTGCAATTAGTTTTATGTAAAGTTGATAATCGAGTGTTGTCAAATAATTTGACAGGTTTgactaaattatcatttaacGACTTTCAACTATTAACTTCacataaaattaactaaaattaacTGTAAATTTGTAACTGAGTTTTCACCTAAAAAAAATGCAAAGCAAATTAAAGTAACATACAGTGCATGGAACATTAGCACCTCCATGGATGAGTTGTGGCCAAGATGGGACAATTCCATTTTTGACAATAGCTCCATGAGGCCATGCACGACCAAACATTCTCTTCCTAACTGGCAAACCTCTCTCTGTTACACCCAATTGCTTAAAGCTTTCTGGCAACCTATTATTATTAGATATTGTCCTTGCGTCTGTTCCATTGCTATGGTAACATGGTTCCAAAATGTTATATATGTTTAGCCCACTAATAAGCTGAAATAACCATAATCATCATTAATTAGAGCATTAGAGAACAATATTATAGGAACGGGTTAGCCCGGCCCATTTAGGCCCGACCCGTTAAGTTTATGGGTTAAATACGCTAGTCTATTTAAGTTCGTTTTATTTGTGGATTAGAATTTTTTAGCCTGGATAGTTTATGATCAGCCCGATGGGTTAAGCGGGCTAGCCCGACCCATTTAGGCCCGACCTGTTAAGCTTATGCGTTAAATGCGCTGGTCCATTTAAGTTCGTTTTATTTGCGGACCAGAATTTTCTAGCCTGGATCGTTTATGATCAGCCCAATGGGTTAAACGGGCTAGTCcatttatcatttaattttattttttgaaaaatattttgacaaaaaatattacttttaggttaaaaatttttaaaaataacaattttttaGTTGATGGATTGGATTTTTGGGTCAGATCGAGAGAAATATCAGCTAAAAGTGttttttttgaacaaaatgtaaaaaaaaaaaaataaacggGCCACTCATTTAGCCTGCGAGCTAACCCGTTTATCCCATCATTTTTTTCAGATTAATCAGGCTCAACCCGTTTGGCCCAAAATTTAAATTGACTTAATTTTAGAGATAAAATCCGCCCATTTAAATAGATAAACGTACTGGCCTAATGAATTTAGCCTATTTTAGCGCCCTAAATATTAGATCATTTCATTGTAATTTCCACCATTGTCTTATAATAATTGAATTACCTGGTTTACTTTAAGAAGTTGTGATGCGCAACCCTTAGTTTGAGGATTGTAGTAGCTTCCTTTGCAAACACTTTCTGTCTCCTACATCATGTACCATTTTATAATGAAGAACTTCCTAATTGaatattaacttaaaaaatgttaaaattatataataatttttcttaatataacttttttgaaaaaataaaaaatgagccAACCTATTTAATTCGTCAATTGGACTAGTC
This sequence is a window from Arachis stenosperma cultivar V10309 chromosome 10, arast.V10309.gnm1.PFL2, whole genome shotgun sequence. Protein-coding genes within it:
- the LOC130954156 gene encoding serine carboxypeptidase 1-like, with product MYEILNCKNSYIFTLNLVNQESDPNKDPVVLWLNGGPGCSSFDGFVYEHGPFNFEKPKAKGVLPKLTLNKYSWSKVSNIIYLDSPAGVGFSYAKNESAYETGDIRVAHDTHWFQLYPEFQHNQFFLAGESFAGIYVPTLANNIVKGIDEARMQPKINFKGYMIGNGVCDDKFDGNALVPFAYGMGLISEEIFKETESVCKGSYYNPQTKGCASQLLKVNQLISGLNIYNILEPCYHSNGTDARTISNNNRLPESFKQLGVTERGLPVRKRMFGRAWPHGAIVKNGIVPSWPQLIHGGANVPCTDDEVAFLWLNNDAVRKAIHTADKSLVNKWVLCTDQLSYHHTLGSMIKYHQYLTFSGYRALIFSGDHDLCVPYTGSQAWTSSLGYPIIDEWRPWFIDGQVAGELATLFQNISLKSHCTFTNNLFMERKYEKKYTNCNKRQCGL